One stretch of Lachnospiraceae bacterium oral taxon 096 DNA includes these proteins:
- a CDS encoding ABC transporter permease encodes MIIKGLQETIYMVILSSVLSYAIGIPLGIFLVVTDKNGIRPLPFFNMIVGVLINLLRAVPFMILLIMVLPFTRALVGTTIGAKAVIPPLVIAAGPYIARMVESSLKEVDAGVIEAAKSMGASTWQIIVKVLIPESKPSLMIGAAISMTTILGYSAMAGFTGGGGLGTIAINYGYYRYETEMMLITVVMMVIIVQIIQEFWTIFAKKTDKRIR; translated from the coding sequence ATGATTATTAAGGGATTGCAAGAAACAATCTATATGGTCATTCTGTCTTCCGTATTATCTTATGCTATTGGAATTCCACTGGGCATTTTTCTTGTGGTGACGGATAAAAATGGAATACGACCACTACCTTTTTTCAATATGATTGTGGGCGTGCTCATCAATTTGTTGCGTGCAGTGCCATTTATGATTTTGCTGATTATGGTTTTGCCGTTTACAAGAGCCTTGGTGGGAACAACCATTGGTGCAAAGGCGGTCATTCCACCGCTGGTCATTGCCGCAGGTCCATATATTGCTAGAATGGTAGAGTCTTCTTTAAAGGAAGTAGATGCTGGTGTGATTGAAGCAGCAAAATCCATGGGGGCATCGACTTGGCAGATTATTGTTAAAGTTTTGATTCCAGAGTCAAAGCCATCATTGATGATCGGTGCAGCAATTTCCATGACAACTATTTTAGGATATTCTGCAATGGCAGGATTTACTGGTGGTGGTGGACTGGGCACCATTGCGATTAACTATGGATATTACCGCTATGAAACAGAGATGATGTTGATTACCGTGGTGATGATGGTCATTATTGTCCAGATTATTCAGGAATTTTGGACAATTTTTGCAAAGAAAACAGATAAGAGAATTCGATAA
- a CDS encoding co-chaperone GroES translates to MNLVPLFDRVVLKQLVAEETTASGIVLPGQAKEKPSQAEVIAVGPGGVVDGKEITMQVKPGDKVIYAKYSGTEVEVDGQSYVVVKQNDILAIIQ, encoded by the coding sequence ATGAATTTAGTTCCATTATTTGATCGAGTTGTATTAAAGCAATTGGTTGCCGAAGAGACCACCGCATCGGGCATTGTATTGCCAGGACAGGCAAAGGAAAAGCCATCACAGGCTGAGGTTATCGCAGTTGGTCCAGGTGGAGTTGTCGATGGAAAAGAAATTACAATGCAGGTAAAGCCTGGAGATAAGGTTATTTATGCAAAGTATTCAGGTACAGAAGTTGAGGTGGACGGACAGTCCTATGTTGTTGTCAAGCAAAATGATATTTTGGCAATTATCCAATAA
- a CDS encoding transposase, with product MIKSIKIRLYPNNKQITKLFQYAGCARFAYNWAIAKEQENDKQKNKFLSDNELRKEFTQLKKLPEYRWLNEVSNNVTKQAIKDACNAYKKFFKGQCKYPKFKSKKHSTPSFYQDTGKIQFTDTHVKVEGFSMSKRRNKQKLNWIRLCEKERIPINCKYLNPRFTYDGLYWYVSIGIEVDDNNNLPSNDGVGIDLGIKNLAVCSDGNTYKNINKTQKVRKIEKKKRRLQRSISRRYEKNKKGGSYCKTSNIIKREKELLKVIKRLTNIRQNYLHQTTSEIIKRKPSFICMEDLNVSGMMKNKHLSKAVQQQCFYEFRKQIEYKSKWNNISVIIADRFFPSSKLCSCCGNIKKDLKLSDRIYKCECGNIIDRDFQASLNLKQYGENVLKQSVV from the coding sequence ATGATAAAATCAATAAAAATCAGACTATACCCAAATAATAAACAGATTACTAAACTATTTCAATATGCTGGATGTGCGAGATTTGCTTACAATTGGGCTATTGCAAAGGAACAAGAGAACGATAAGCAAAAAAATAAATTCTTATCGGATAATGAATTACGAAAAGAATTTACACAGCTAAAGAAACTGCCAGAGTATAGATGGTTAAATGAAGTAAGTAATAATGTAACAAAGCAAGCAATCAAAGATGCTTGTAATGCCTATAAAAAATTTTTCAAAGGGCAATGCAAATATCCTAAATTTAAAAGTAAAAAGCATTCAACTCCTTCTTTTTATCAAGATACTGGTAAAATTCAGTTTACAGATACTCATGTAAAAGTCGAAGGATTTTCAATGAGTAAAAGACGAAATAAACAAAAATTGAATTGGATTAGACTTTGTGAAAAAGAAAGAATACCAATTAACTGTAAATACTTAAATCCACGCTTTACATATGATGGATTGTATTGGTATGTATCCATTGGAATTGAAGTAGATGACAATAATAATCTTCCATCAAATGATGGTGTCGGAATTGATTTAGGTATTAAAAACTTAGCAGTTTGTTCTGATGGAAATACTTATAAGAACATAAATAAAACACAAAAAGTAAGAAAAATAGAAAAGAAAAAACGCAGGTTACAGCGTTCAATATCAAGAAGATATGAGAAAAATAAGAAAGGAGGCAGTTATTGTAAAACAAGTAACATAATAAAAAGAGAAAAAGAACTTTTAAAAGTAATAAAACGATTAACAAATATTCGTCAAAACTACTTACATCAGACAACATCTGAAATCATAAAGCGAAAACCAAGTTTTATCTGTATGGAAGATTTGAATGTAAGTGGAATGATGAAAAATAAGCATTTATCCAAAGCAGTACAACAACAATGCTTTTATGAATTTAGAAAGCAGATTGAGTATAAGTCTAAGTGGAATAATATTTCAGTCATTATAGCAGACAGATTCTTTCCAAGTTCTAAACTATGTAGTTGTTGTGGAAATATTAAAAAAGATTTGAAACTGTCTGACAGAATTTATAAATGTGAATGTGGAAACATCATAGATAGAGATTTTCAAGCAAGTTTGAATCTAAAGCAGTATGGAGAGAATGTTTTAAAACAATCTGTAGTGTAA
- the groL gene encoding chaperonin GroEL (60 kDa chaperone family; promotes refolding of misfolded polypeptides especially under stressful conditions; forms two stacked rings of heptamers to form a barrel-shaped 14mer; ends can be capped by GroES; misfolded proteins enter the barrel where they are refolded when GroES binds) → MAKEIKYGVEARKALEAGVNQLADTVRVTLGPKGRNVVLDKSYGAPLITNDGVTIAKEIELADPFENMGAQLVKEVATKTNDVAGDGTTTATVLAQAMINEGMKNIAAGANPIVLRKGMKKATDIAVEAIQQMSQPIEGKAQIARVAAISAADDEVGELVADAMEKVTNNGVITIEESKTMKTELDLVEGMQFDRGYLSPYMSTDMEKMEANLDNPYILITDKKISNIQDILPILEEIVKSGAKLLIIAEDVEGEALTTLIVNKLRGTFNVVAVKAPGYGDRRKEMLKDIAILTGGTVISEELGYELKDATMQMLGRAKSVKVQKENTIIVDGLGNKKEIDERVAQIKGQLAETTSEFDKEKLQERLAKLAGGVAVIRVGAATETEMKEAKLRMEDALNATRAAVEEGIIAGGGTAYIHASKKVSELVASLEGDEKTGAAVILKALSAPLYRIAENAGLEGSVIVNKVKEAEEGIGFDAYKEEYVNMIQSGILDPAKVTRSALQNANSVASTLLTTESVVATIKEDVPPMPAGGAGMGGMM, encoded by the coding sequence ATGGCAAAGGAAATTAAGTATGGCGTAGAAGCTAGAAAAGCATTGGAGGCTGGTGTAAATCAGCTTGCAGATACAGTGAGAGTGACTCTTGGACCTAAGGGAAGAAATGTAGTTCTTGATAAAAGTTATGGTGCACCACTGATTACAAATGATGGTGTGACAATTGCAAAGGAAATTGAACTTGCTGATCCATTTGAGAATATGGGTGCACAGCTTGTAAAGGAAGTGGCCACAAAGACCAATGATGTTGCAGGTGATGGTACGACTACAGCAACAGTTCTTGCTCAGGCCATGATCAATGAAGGAATGAAGAATATTGCTGCGGGTGCAAATCCAATTGTTCTTCGAAAGGGAATGAAAAAGGCAACAGATATTGCCGTTGAGGCTATTCAGCAGATGAGTCAGCCAATCGAAGGAAAGGCACAGATTGCTAGAGTTGCGGCAATTTCTGCAGCAGATGACGAAGTGGGTGAGTTAGTTGCTGATGCAATGGAGAAGGTGACAAATAACGGGGTTATTACGATCGAGGAGTCAAAGACAATGAAGACAGAGCTTGACCTCGTTGAAGGTATGCAATTTGACCGAGGATATCTCTCTCCATATATGAGCACAGATATGGAAAAGATGGAGGCAAATCTTGACAATCCATATATTTTGATTACAGATAAAAAGATTTCCAATATTCAGGACATTCTTCCAATCTTGGAGGAGATTGTAAAGTCAGGAGCAAAGCTCTTAATTATTGCAGAGGATGTTGAGGGAGAGGCTTTGACTACTTTGATTGTCAATAAGCTCAGAGGAACATTTAATGTGGTTGCAGTAAAGGCTCCAGGTTATGGCGATAGAAGAAAAGAAATGTTAAAGGATATTGCTATTCTTACCGGTGGCACAGTGATTAGCGAGGAACTTGGCTATGAATTAAAGGATGCCACAATGCAGATGCTTGGTAGAGCAAAGTCCGTCAAGGTTCAAAAAGAGAATACAATTATTGTCGATGGACTTGGCAACAAGAAAGAGATCGATGAGAGAGTGGCTCAGATCAAGGGTCAACTTGCAGAGACAACTTCTGAGTTTGACAAGGAGAAATTGCAGGAAAGATTGGCTAAGCTTGCGGGTGGTGTTGCTGTTATCCGTGTGGGTGCAGCGACAGAGACAGAGATGAAAGAGGCAAAACTTCGCATGGAAGATGCACTCAATGCGACAAGAGCAGCAGTTGAAGAGGGCATTATCGCAGGTGGTGGTACGGCCTATATTCATGCAAGCAAGAAGGTTTCAGAGCTTGTAGCTAGCCTTGAGGGAGATGAAAAGACAGGTGCAGCTGTCATTTTAAAGGCACTTTCTGCTCCACTCTATCGCATTGCAGAAAATGCTGGTCTTGAGGGCAGTGTCATTGTCAATAAGGTAAAGGAAGCTGAAGAGGGCATTGGATTTGATGCCTATAAAGAAGAGTATGTTAATATGATTCAATCAGGTATTCTTGACCCAGCAAAAGTAACACGTTCTGCACTTCAAAATGCAAATTCTGTGGCAAGCACATTGTTAACAACAGAGTCTGTTGTTGCAACAATTAAGGAGGATGTTCCACCAATGCCAGCAGGTGGTGCTGGAATGGGCGGAATGATGTAA
- a CDS encoding MetQ/NlpA family ABC transporter substrate-binding protein translates to MKKRWLWLATSLLAVGLLAGCGQKASNGSSSADTSNSSTASTVAGKSDKAKTIKVGASPSPHAEILEEAKKVLAEKGYNLEIVQYTDYVQPNKALESKEIDANYFQHKPYLDEFNQKYGTHLVAAGTVHYEPFGIYAGKTKTLDALKDGAKIAVPNDVTNEARALLLLQAQGLIKLKDGAGLTATKQDIVENKKNLDLYEVEAAQLPRSLQDVDLAVINGNYAIEAGLKVSDALATEKADSEAAITYANIIAVREGDEKSEATNALLDAVRSDDVKKFIETKYNGSVVPMF, encoded by the coding sequence ATGAAAAAGAGATGGTTATGGTTGGCAACAAGTTTATTAGCTGTGGGACTTTTGGCAGGTTGTGGTCAAAAGGCTTCAAATGGATCAAGCTCAGCAGATACATCAAATTCATCCACAGCTTCAACAGTAGCAGGAAAGAGTGACAAGGCAAAGACGATCAAGGTCGGAGCAAGTCCTTCTCCTCATGCAGAGATTTTGGAAGAGGCAAAGAAGGTCTTGGCTGAAAAGGGATACAATCTTGAAATTGTACAATACACAGATTATGTTCAGCCAAATAAGGCATTGGAATCAAAAGAAATTGATGCCAATTACTTCCAGCACAAGCCATATCTTGATGAGTTTAATCAAAAGTATGGAACACACTTAGTTGCAGCAGGAACTGTGCACTATGAACCATTTGGCATCTATGCAGGAAAGACAAAGACATTGGATGCACTAAAGGATGGGGCAAAGATTGCCGTTCCAAATGATGTGACCAACGAGGCAAGAGCACTTCTTTTATTGCAGGCACAGGGACTAATTAAGTTAAAAGATGGAGCAGGTCTTACAGCAACAAAGCAAGATATTGTAGAAAATAAGAAGAACCTCGATTTGTATGAGGTGGAAGCTGCACAATTGCCAAGATCATTGCAAGATGTTGACCTTGCTGTAATCAATGGAAATTATGCCATTGAGGCAGGACTTAAGGTGAGCGATGCATTGGCAACAGAGAAGGCCGATTCTGAAGCAGCAATTACCTATGCCAATATCATTGCTGTACGCGAGGGCGATGAAAAGAGTGAGGCGACCAATGCACTTTTGGATGCTGTTCGAAGTGATGATGTAAAGAAATTTATTGAGACAAAGTATAACGGATCAGTTGTGCCAATGTTTTAG
- a CDS encoding M42 family metallopeptidase — protein sequence MMDNYQERLKKEIIEIMGVDSPTGFTQAVSKVLTNQLAEMGYQYTVGNLGNIIVTVDGRDNSKTVGFSAHLDTLGLMVRSITPEGELRFVPVGSPLVPSLDGEYCKIYTRDGRVYTGTILSLSPSKHTFKDATDRLRVPEEMSIRIDEEVDCAEDVRALGIAVGDFICYDPKTVITESGFLKSRFIDDKACVCLEMVLLKYLKDKQVKPKYKTHFCFSVHEEIGYGGATLPKDLDELLVVDMGCVGLDLSCNDRQVSICAKDSLGPYDYEMTTRLVEICRERNIDAVTDIYPMYGSDAGALWRAGYDTRCALVGPGVSASHGMERTHMKALMGTLELMGAYIDVM from the coding sequence ATGATGGACAATTATCAAGAGAGATTAAAGAAGGAAATTATAGAGATTATGGGCGTGGATAGCCCGACTGGTTTTACGCAGGCAGTGAGCAAGGTATTGACGAATCAACTGGCAGAGATGGGATACCAATACACCGTGGGCAATCTTGGAAATATTATTGTGACTGTTGATGGAAGAGATAATTCAAAGACAGTCGGTTTTTCTGCCCATTTGGATACTCTGGGCTTAATGGTTCGTTCCATTACGCCAGAGGGGGAACTTCGATTTGTTCCTGTAGGTTCTCCGCTTGTGCCAAGCCTCGACGGAGAGTATTGTAAGATTTATACCCGAGATGGAAGAGTCTACACAGGAACCATTCTTTCGCTTTCGCCATCAAAGCACACATTTAAGGATGCCACAGATAGATTGCGTGTGCCAGAAGAGATGTCCATTCGCATTGACGAAGAGGTGGATTGTGCAGAAGATGTGCGAGCACTGGGGATTGCTGTGGGAGATTTTATCTGCTATGATCCAAAGACCGTCATTACAGAGAGCGGATTTTTAAAGTCAAGATTTATTGACGACAAAGCCTGTGTCTGTCTTGAAATGGTTCTTCTAAAGTATTTAAAGGATAAGCAAGTCAAGCCGAAGTACAAGACGCATTTCTGCTTTTCTGTGCACGAAGAAATTGGCTATGGCGGTGCAACACTGCCAAAGGATTTGGATGAACTTTTGGTCGTTGATATGGGCTGTGTGGGACTTGATTTAAGTTGTAATGATCGTCAGGTTTCAATTTGTGCAAAGGATAGCCTCGGTCCATATGACTATGAGATGACCACAAGATTGGTAGAAATTTGTAGAGAAAGAAATATTGATGCGGTGACAGATATTTATCCAATGTATGGTTCTGATGCCGGAGCACTCTGGCGGGCTGGGTATGACACAAGATGTGCATTAGTTGGACCGGGGGTGAGTGCATCTCATGGAATGGAACGCACGCATATGAAGGCGTTGATGGGAACTTTGGAATTGATGGGAGCATATATTGATGTGATGTAG
- a CDS encoding IS607 family transposase, producing MSKYYSIREFSRILGVSAQTLRNWDANGKLHPHHVSSNGYRYYSHEQLNQVMNIKSDLNRIVIGYCRVSSNKQKDDLERQIENMKLYLNAQGKPYEIISDIGSGINYKKKGLRELIKRISQNKVEKVVVLYKDRLLRFGFELVEYVASLYNCDIEIIDNTEKSEQQELVEDLVQIITVFSCKLQDKHANKARELVNELIEVDSEK from the coding sequence ATGAGTAAATACTATTCTATCAGAGAATTTTCAAGAATTTTAGGAGTATCAGCCCAAACACTTAGAAATTGGGATGCAAACGGTAAACTTCATCCACATCATGTGTCTAGTAATGGATACAGATATTATTCTCATGAACAATTAAATCAGGTTATGAATATAAAATCTGATTTGAATAGAATTGTCATTGGATATTGCAGAGTTTCAAGCAATAAACAAAAAGATGATTTAGAAAGACAAATAGAGAATATGAAGCTGTATCTAAATGCTCAAGGGAAACCTTATGAAATAATTTCGGATATAGGTTCTGGAATTAATTATAAGAAAAAGGGTTTAAGAGAATTAATTAAACGTATATCTCAAAATAAAGTGGAAAAAGTTGTAGTTCTTTACAAAGACAGACTACTAAGATTTGGATTTGAATTAGTTGAATATGTTGCAAGTTTATATAATTGTGACATAGAAATAATTGATAATACAGAAAAATCAGAACAGCAAGAGCTTGTAGAAGATTTAGTTCAAATTATCACAGTTTTTAGTTGTAAATTACAAGACAAACATGCTAATAAAGCTAGAGAATTAGTAAATGAATTAATTGAGGTTGACAGTGAAAAATGA
- a CDS encoding ATP-binding cassette domain-containing protein codes for MKSIIKIEHMFKSFQTANGSVTALRDINLDIAHGEIFGIIGLSGAGKSTLVRCINYLEEPTEGDVLFEGVPLGKMKKKELRMARQSMGMIFQQFNLLEQRNVLKNVCFPLELAGIKKVVAEKRAKELLAIVGLENRMKAYPAQLSGGQKQRVAIARAIATNPKVLLCDEATSALDPNTTKQILELLKDINQKMGITVIIITHEMKVIESVCDRVAIIADSRIAEVGEVSKVFADPQSDVGRQLIVGETLPKTMPEGGKVIRIIFDGRSSFEPMIANMVLSSGVPVNILGASTKNIQGISSGQMVIQLPKDPVQSNKILFYLTSNNVLFEGVSESELRSTDHKHDY; via the coding sequence ATGAAATCAATTATTAAAATTGAACATATGTTCAAAAGCTTTCAGACGGCCAATGGTTCGGTGACAGCTCTTAGGGATATCAATTTGGATATTGCCCACGGGGAGATTTTTGGAATTATTGGTCTGTCTGGTGCGGGAAAATCAACACTTGTTCGTTGTATCAACTATTTGGAGGAGCCAACAGAGGGTGATGTGCTCTTTGAGGGAGTGCCGCTGGGAAAGATGAAGAAAAAAGAGCTTCGCATGGCGAGACAGTCGATGGGAATGATTTTTCAGCAATTTAATTTGCTCGAGCAAAGAAATGTCTTAAAGAATGTCTGCTTTCCGCTGGAGCTTGCGGGAATAAAGAAGGTTGTTGCAGAAAAGAGAGCGAAGGAGCTTTTGGCTATTGTGGGACTCGAAAATCGAATGAAGGCCTATCCTGCACAGCTTTCTGGCGGACAAAAGCAACGTGTGGCCATTGCCAGAGCCATTGCCACAAATCCCAAGGTATTGCTCTGTGATGAGGCGACTTCAGCACTTGATCCAAATACAACAAAGCAAATTTTGGAATTATTAAAGGACATCAATCAAAAAATGGGGATTACGGTCATTATTATTACCCATGAGATGAAGGTCATTGAGAGTGTGTGTGACCGTGTGGCGATTATTGCAGACAGTCGCATTGCAGAGGTTGGAGAGGTGTCAAAGGTTTTTGCAGATCCTCAATCTGATGTTGGAAGGCAATTGATTGTTGGAGAGACCTTGCCAAAGACAATGCCTGAAGGTGGAAAAGTTATTCGCATTATTTTTGATGGGCGCAGTTCATTTGAACCAATGATTGCGAATATGGTTCTTAGTAGTGGGGTGCCTGTCAATATTTTGGGAGCATCGACAAAAAATATTCAGGGAATTTCGAGCGGTCAAATGGTGATTCAATTGCCAAAGGACCCTGTTCAGTCAAATAAAATTTTGTTTTATTTGACAAGTAATAATGTCCTATTTGAGGGGGTGAGTGAGAGTGAACTTAGATCCACAGACCACAAGCATGATTATTAA
- a CDS encoding Sapep family Mn(2+)-dependent dipeptidase has product MYREEIERYIDAHTQEMLEDIKSICAIDSQRSAYKEGMPFGEGPAKALGVALEMAEKYGFFVCNYDNFAGAIDLFQDKEKQLDILAHLDVVPEGEGWTETEPFVPVIKGDKIFGRGTSDDKGPAIAALYAMRAVKELNLPVSKNVRLILGTDEETNSECIEHYYEFEKEAPMTFTPDGEYPVVNIEKGRLPGHFVGRFGREHCEKDLVSIHAGTKINVVPPKAKAVISGFALKDVEPVADEVTKEVGIRFEFDLANGFEITAMGENAHGSTPEHGNNALTGLLMLIDRLDFGENKKVKTIKDLYHLMPHNDFGGEGLGIAVEDEKSGALTLAFSMLSLEDHMLEGFFDARVPVSGDAKQILEVCHKKFKSIGLEFTNDHMVPPHEVDENSEFVQTLLRVYSEYTGQKGECIAIGGGTYVHNIKNGVAFGAVMPGTDTRMHGADEFAVISELVVTAKIIAQCIVDLCH; this is encoded by the coding sequence ATGTATAGAGAAGAAATTGAACGCTATATTGATGCCCATACACAGGAAATGTTAGAAGACATCAAAAGTATTTGTGCCATTGATAGTCAAAGGAGTGCGTACAAAGAGGGAATGCCATTTGGAGAAGGACCTGCAAAGGCTTTGGGTGTTGCCCTTGAGATGGCTGAAAAATATGGCTTTTTTGTTTGCAACTATGATAATTTTGCAGGGGCTATTGATCTTTTTCAGGACAAAGAAAAGCAATTGGATATTTTGGCTCATCTTGATGTTGTGCCAGAGGGCGAAGGGTGGACAGAAACAGAGCCATTTGTTCCTGTGATTAAGGGAGACAAAATCTTTGGTCGAGGAACTTCAGACGATAAAGGACCAGCTATTGCTGCATTGTACGCAATGCGTGCGGTAAAGGAGTTAAATCTTCCTGTCAGCAAAAATGTGCGATTGATTTTGGGAACTGATGAGGAAACAAATAGTGAGTGCATTGAGCACTACTATGAGTTTGAAAAGGAAGCACCAATGACCTTTACACCAGATGGAGAGTATCCTGTAGTTAATATTGAAAAGGGGAGATTGCCAGGACATTTTGTGGGCCGATTTGGAAGAGAGCACTGTGAGAAGGATTTGGTTTCCATTCATGCAGGCACAAAAATCAATGTCGTTCCACCAAAGGCAAAGGCGGTCATTTCTGGGTTTGCACTAAAGGATGTCGAGCCTGTGGCTGATGAGGTGACAAAGGAAGTTGGCATTCGTTTCGAGTTTGATCTGGCCAATGGATTTGAGATTACAGCTATGGGAGAAAATGCCCATGGATCAACACCAGAGCATGGAAATAATGCCCTCACAGGCCTGTTGATGCTCATTGATCGATTGGATTTTGGTGAGAACAAAAAAGTAAAGACCATTAAAGATTTGTATCATTTAATGCCACACAATGACTTTGGTGGAGAGGGGCTTGGCATTGCCGTCGAGGATGAAAAAAGTGGTGCATTGACATTGGCCTTTTCCATGCTTTCCTTAGAAGACCATATGCTCGAAGGCTTTTTTGATGCTCGTGTACCAGTGAGTGGAGATGCAAAACAGATTTTGGAAGTATGTCACAAAAAGTTTAAGAGTATTGGACTTGAATTTACCAATGACCACATGGTACCACCCCATGAGGTGGACGAAAATTCCGAATTTGTGCAGACACTTCTTCGTGTGTATAGTGAGTATACAGGACAAAAGGGAGAGTGCATTGCCATTGGTGGAGGAACCTATGTGCACAACATAAAGAATGGTGTGGCCTTTGGTGCCGTAATGCCAGGAACAGATACAAGGATGCATGGAGCAGATGAATTTGCTGTAATCTCTGAGCTTGTGGTGACTGCAAAGATTATTGCACAGTGCATTGTGGATTTGTGCCACTAG
- a CDS encoding nitrite/sulfite reductase has translation MDKEVLDHFYSEFSILQEAVAQFKSGNLSSKEYAHIAAHYGTSPQPGQDNQHILRLGLPGGRLNKEKIRFLLNTIGDYHIENLKITFSQSIQFHDLNLDTVLKILPKAWEAGFISVGNGSDYTKNVICSPLTGLKPGEYINVIPYVEAASNYLLKYQSVAALPTNFKISFSSSKDNEGHASFNDLGFAARQNRHFDVYAGGGLGENPRLGILVGNNINPQHILYYIRTMMDVLAEYSYTKARYIPTYLGDNEFLEIFEKKLKSVMEQKDLDLTLTARSIPKKGDGETQENFRLKKQKQKGLYYVKYMPVGGFFEPEMLKKIYMNIVTMKLVELRLSTDGGVYIANLTAKEAETIYEITKGGAENLFEASIICAGNQHCRDGLINTQNLLDDCMQRIRKMGIDENLLPKLHISGCAASCSAQQIASLGFQGIHSTFTATPCVSIYYNGSKQLGTERLAKVAHSIPVDKVPDFLADLADVLHRENLCYDEWIEGHMNQFINLLDKYCPY, from the coding sequence ATGGACAAAGAAGTATTAGATCATTTTTATTCTGAATTTTCAATTTTACAAGAAGCGGTTGCTCAATTTAAAAGCGGAAACCTAAGCTCAAAGGAATACGCTCATATTGCGGCCCACTATGGCACATCACCTCAACCTGGCCAGGACAATCAACACATCCTTCGCCTCGGACTTCCTGGTGGTCGCCTAAATAAGGAGAAAATTCGATTTCTCCTCAATACCATTGGAGATTATCATATTGAAAACTTAAAGATTACATTTTCACAATCTATTCAATTTCATGATTTGAACCTAGATACTGTGCTAAAGATTTTACCAAAAGCATGGGAGGCTGGCTTTATTAGTGTAGGCAATGGCTCAGATTATACCAAAAATGTAATCTGCTCACCACTAACCGGATTAAAGCCAGGAGAGTACATCAATGTGATTCCCTATGTAGAAGCAGCTTCCAATTACCTACTAAAGTACCAATCGGTTGCTGCACTTCCAACAAATTTTAAAATTTCTTTCTCCAGCTCTAAGGACAATGAAGGACATGCCTCATTCAATGACCTAGGTTTTGCTGCGAGACAAAATCGACATTTTGATGTCTATGCTGGCGGTGGTCTTGGAGAAAATCCACGTCTTGGCATCCTCGTTGGAAATAATATTAATCCCCAGCATATCCTCTACTATATTCGCACAATGATGGATGTGTTGGCTGAGTATAGTTACACCAAAGCCAGATATATTCCAACCTATCTTGGAGACAATGAATTTTTAGAAATTTTTGAGAAGAAATTAAAGAGTGTAATGGAGCAAAAAGACCTTGATCTCACGCTCACTGCACGCTCCATTCCCAAAAAAGGAGATGGTGAAACCCAAGAAAACTTTCGCCTAAAAAAGCAAAAGCAAAAGGGGCTCTACTATGTCAAATATATGCCTGTGGGGGGATTTTTTGAACCAGAAATGCTCAAAAAAATCTATATGAATATTGTTACAATGAAATTGGTTGAATTAAGACTTTCCACAGATGGTGGCGTATACATTGCCAACTTAACTGCAAAAGAAGCAGAAACAATTTATGAAATCACTAAGGGCGGAGCAGAAAATCTCTTTGAAGCTTCCATTATATGTGCTGGAAATCAACATTGTAGAGATGGTCTAATCAATACTCAAAATTTACTTGATGACTGCATGCAGCGTATCAGAAAAATGGGTATTGATGAAAACTTACTTCCAAAGTTGCATATTTCTGGCTGTGCTGCCTCTTGCAGTGCACAGCAAATCGCTTCTTTGGGTTTTCAGGGCATTCACTCAACATTTACTGCGACTCCCTGTGTCAGCATCTACTACAATGGTTCAAAGCAACTGGGCACAGAGCGCCTGGCCAAAGTCGCCCATTCCATTCCTGTAGACAAGGTGCCCGATTTTCTTGCCGACCTAGCCGATGTATTACATCGAGAAAACCTTTGTTATGACGAGTGGATCGAAGGACATATGAACCAATTCATCAATCTATTGGACAAATATTGTCCATACTAA